Genomic segment of Anopheles darlingi chromosome X, idAnoDarlMG_H_01, whole genome shotgun sequence:
TGTCGGATGGTTCCGCAGTCGGATCATAGTTGAACGACGATTCCTAACCAATCGGATGGACAGAGGCTAGGTGTGAAATGATCGTTGATCGTGGGGCGGCGGCACGTGGTTGCTTACCGACCTGTATGTTCCACCAGTGCGTGCCTACATAGTTGGCGTAGTTGCCCAGCTGCAAAGTTAACACTTCGCGCACCATTTCGACACACGTTACTTACGCCAAATTGGTCGAAAACGGGACGTAATTGACGAAATCTTACACGGCTGGCACGAAACGCCTTGCAGATCACGAAGAATTGCTACTCCCGGTGCTTGCCGGTGTGGTTTGTAAACACGAACTGTCAAACGCTTACCAGGGTTGTGGCCTATTGCATTGTCGCACGGACAGAATACAACCCTGCCGAACAGAAGCAGCTTGGTAGAAGCAGTTTACATAGCGCGGAGCGTTGACCTTGAAACTCCGTTACTATGGTGACGCAGTGTTGTGAGTTGGTTACAAACAAACAGCGCACCGCCTCATACCGCCATATCGCGCGGGAGAAGCTGTTGCCTGGTTGCGCCCGGTGGTATTTGACCGTCTCGAAAGGGGTCTCAATTCGTTCCGTTGGATCAGCAagcaaaacggtggaaaagaTTGGTCTgaacggccaccaccgccaacatgACGTTGTTCTTCGACACCAAGGTGCAGTTTCTGGACAGCGAAGCAATCAGCACGGTCAGCTCATGGCATCCGGTGGAGCCGATCTTTGCAGTGGCCTCGTACAGTAACGAGCGCGGTGGCTCGGTTACCATCTTTGACGATACGGTAAGGTCGACGAGTTTACTGTTCCCGAGCGTGCGGAGCACTAGCAGCTAGCGAAGGTTTGAGTACATCCCTCTTGTTTGTGCATATCCCGCAGGGTATTCCTCTCCGCGACGTGACGTTCCCAGTTCATGCCACCTCACAGGCAACCGTGCTGACCTGGCACCCGGAGCGCAAGATTCTGCTGACCGGCTGGGAGAACGGCGAGGTACACGCCTGGTTCGATGGTAAGCGGGATTTTGCGACCGTTAATGGGCCGCACAAGTCGCCGATCATGCTGCTGGAGTTTAGCGAGAAAGGGGGTCGCGTCATCACGGCCGATGCGATGGGCGTACTGACCGGGTGGCGCTTCGACGGGCAGTCGCAGTTCCTAACGATGTTCAACCACGATCTACGTGATCCGCTGCTGCACATCACGTTCCGTCGCTCGTTCCAGAGTGCGAGCAGCAAAGAGCTTACGAGTTTGGCCAGGTAAATATGCTTCGACGTCGACCAAGATGCGTAGGTCTGTTACTGTTTTCATATACATGCATCCTTTGTAGGGCTGCCGTGGCTGGCGATGAAGCAGCGCTGGATCAACTGACCAGTTGGCGACCCCGAACGGCGGTACGCAATTTGGCGCACGCTAGCCTTCAGGACAACTACTGCTTCTACGCCTGCACCCAGACCGGTGTGCTGTACTATATCAATCAGACAGGCACGTGCACGGAGATTGTACGGGGCGATAGCGTCCCCATCATGCAGATCCTGTGGCACCCGAAGCAGTGAGTGACTGACATCGAGCCGCCAGTGTTTGCTCTGTTCGCTCTAGTCACAACCAACCTTTTCATCTATTTCCCAGGGACTCTATTGTGATTCTCATGGAGGACATAACGATCGGGCATTACGAGGTGGACGGGAATGGCCAGATCACGGAGCTCGACCGGGTTAAGCTGTCTGGTAAGGTGGCGGGATCGAAGAGCGCCATCACGTGGGTGACGGGTTGTGCGTTGGCCATCCTCACCGGCGACCTATCGGTGCGCATTTGGGATATCGAAACGAGCGACAACTACGTGCTCTCGATGGAGCTGTCAGTTGTGGCAGGGCAGGCCGTGGCTGACAAACAACCAGCACTGGCAGGCCTTGCCGGTGGTAGCGCTGTCATTGCCACTAACGCAGTCAGCCAGGAGGCGTTTACGTGCGTGTCGTACTGCCGGGATACGCAAACGCTGAGCGCCGGTACTAGCCAGGGCAATCTGTATACGTGGCGTCGATCGCTAGGCGGGTACGGGCGCTCCTATGCCGAACATCCGGAGTGCCAGTGGCAGCTGGCAAACGTGACAACCGTGCGGGGTACGATCAAAAGTCTAACCTGGGGCACCACGGATACGAACCGGCCGTGCATGATGGTGAACTGTCTGTCGGATGTGTTTATACTGAAGGAGCAGGCGCTGCTGTCGGCCCACACCCGCACACTGTGGGCTACGCAACGGAAATCgaatgagctgctgctgcgccattgCGCCGGCCGGGAGGCGACGCTACGGCTTGAAAGCTCCATCACGCACCTAGCCTTGAACGAGCTGCATCTGGTCGTTACCAACGGACGCTCGGTTGGCGTGTATCGCGTACAGCAACCATCGACTACAAGCGGTGCCGGTGGGCCAGCTACCACCGTCAAGTTTACATCCGCCGTGCAGCGGTCTACTGCTGGTCGGGTGACTGCAGGCAGCGAAGGAGCAATGGGACCGGCAGCGTTGCTCGGGACCGACAGCGAGAACGATCCAGGTGCGCTACTGATCTCGTTCGTCGGTAGCTTCGCGGTCGAGTGTGTTGCCGTGTACCTTTACGAGCAGAATATCGTGGCGCTCGGTACTGAGCAGGTCAAGGTATATTCCCTCAGTGGCGTAATCCTACAGGAGATCGTGTTCAGCGAGCATGAAGGTAGGGGTCGTGGGGCGCAAAAGCTGCTCGTCGCTCGAATTGATGCGATTGTTCTGTTTCCTTTGCAGGCAAACCAATCGGTGCCGATCTGAACGGTCCCTTTTTGACTGTGTTCACACTGAACGGCTACCTCAAGCTATACGATGTATCGCGGCACGACGtgaagcagctgcagccggCGCGCTGCGGGTACGATATGTTCGAGAATTTCGGCGAAATCATCGCAGCCAAGACGAATGCGACAGGGACGCACGTGGTGCTTACCATCGCAAACGAGCAGCTACATCCGGAAGGTTCCCTCCACCTTTGGTGCCTCGAGAGCAACGTGCTCAAGCCGTACGAGTTTCGAtctccggttgccggtggtaCCGCGGATGGTACTCCAAACAAAGTACAATCTCAAATGCGcctcggtagcagcagcagtagcagcaaccgcagcaggcGTAGCAGCGGGAATGGTGACAGGAGTTCGAGGCGCGCGATAGCGTGCTCCCTACCCGTCGCATTCTTCTGGGACGCAGACGATCCCCGGCTGTTGGCTTGCGAGACGAAACCACTGGTGGGTACACGATCGGCTGGAGCTCAAGCGGCTGCCCAGCTCCACGTCCTGTTTGTGGATGGCCAACACTCGGAGCTGGCCGAGCTGGAGGTAAGCCCTAGTAACCGGAGCATTGCTGCTACACCGGTTGCGACGGATGGCATCCACCAAGGGGTGGAGCAACAGCTGATCGGTCTGTGCGTACCGcacctggtggtgctgcaacgCAACAGTATCGTTCGGATTCCGCTGCGTGATTTCAAGGGACTGGAGGAGTGCGATTTAGCCACTCGTGACATGGTGCTGAACTTTAGCCTGAATGTGGCGCAGGAGAACATGGATCAGGCGTTCAGCTGCATACGCTCACTGCGCTCCGATACGGTCTGGATGAACCTGGCCAAACTGTGCGTCCAGACGGGCCGGTTGGATGTGGCGAAGGTGTGCCTGGGGCATCTGCGGCGGGCACGGTCGGTGCGGGCGCTGCGCCGTGCCTTGGACGATGCCTCTCTCGAGCAGGAAGCGCGGGTGGCggtgctcgcgatcgagctcgGAATGGTGAGCGAGGCGGAGGCACTGTACAAACGGTGCGGTCGGTACGATCTGCTCAACAAACTGTACCAAGCGTCGGGCCGGTACGAGGAGGCACTGGAGGTGGCGGAACATTTCGATCGGGTGCACCTGCGCAACACGTACCACCGCTACGCCGAGTGGCTGAAGGAGAACGGCCAGACGCAGAAGGCGATCGAATGCTACGAGCGTACCAGCAGTCTCCTGCACACCGTCAGCCAGCTGCTGATTGACGATCCGGTCGCGCTGAAACAGTACATGCAGGCGACGACCGATCCGGAGCTGCTGCGCTGGTGGGCCCAGTACGTCGAGAGCAGCGGCGACATGGAGGCTGCGTTCAAGATCTACCAGCGGTCGGAGGACTGGTTCGCCCAGGTGCGCATTCTCTGCTTCATTGGGCAGGTGGCCCGTGCCGACGAGATAGCGCGGGCAAGCGGTGACCGGGCCGCGTGTTACCATCTGGCGCGCTACTACGAGAACAGCGGGAAGTTCGCCGAAGCGATCCACTTCTATACGCGGGCCCAAACCTACGGTAACGCGGTGCGCATCTGCAAGGAGAATGACCTACGGGACGAGCTGTGGACGGTGGCGTGTGGGGCGAGGGCACGCGACAAGGCGTCCGCGGCAGCGTACTTCGAGGAAGCAGGCGAACCCCGCCGGGCGGTCGAGCTGTACCATCGAGCGGGCATGCTGCACAAGGCGGTCGAGATGGCGTTCCGGTCGCAGCAACCGGAGGCCCTGCAGGTGATAGCGGCCGAGCTGGATGCCAGCTCGGACCCGGAGCTAGTGGCCCGCTGTGCCAAGTTTTTTCTGGCGAGCGAGCAACCGTACCGAGCGGTACAGTTACTGGCCAACGCACGGCAGCTCGAACGCGCCCTGGAGATCTGCGCTAGCCACAGCGTCCCGGTGACCGAGACGCTGACCGAGCTACTGACGCCGGGCAAGCATGAGCTAGTGGGTGCGCCGGCCGTCCGGtcggcggtgctgctgcggctgggcGAGCTGCTGCAGGAGCAGGGCGACTACCATTCGGCGACGAAAAAGTTCACCCAGGCCGGTGACAAGGTGCGGGCGATGAAGAGTTTGCTCAAGTCCGGTGACACGGAGAAGATCATCTTCTTCGCCGGTATGTCGCGGCAGCGCGAGGTCTACGTCATGGCGGCCAACTACCTGCAAGCGCTGAACTGGCAGACCGACGCCAAGATCCTGAAACACATCGTGACGTTCTACACCAAGGGCCAGGCGTACGGGCAGCTCGCCAACTTCTACGCCAACTGTGCCCAGGCGGAAATCGACGAGTTCCGGGACTACGAGAAGGCACTCAACGCCCTGCAGGAGGCGTCCAAGTGTTTGTCGCGGGCAGCGAGCAGCACGGGGATGGGCGGAGTCACTGGAGATGCTGCATCCGCCCAGCCGCTCGCACTCGAGACGCTCCAGGTAGCGATGGGTGAGGTGCGGCGCATGATCGAACTGCAGGATGCTACCGAGCGGCGCGAGTACGCCAACGTGATCCGGCTGCTGAAGGTGCGGCTGGAGGAACAGTCGGAGCAACCACCGGCCGTACCGCCGGTCCGTATCTGGGATCTGCTGGCCCTCCTGGTCGAGTGTTTGGTCGCAACGGGTGCCCATTCCGAGGCGCTACACTATCTGCGCGAGCTGGCGCATCGCAAACCCGACTGGTACCGGCAGGAGCTGGTCGAGAAGGCGGTACTCGACCGGCTGGTCACCGAGACGGGCGTCAACCTCGAGCAgtacgtggtggtggcgaaggtaAAACGACCGACCACGGCCACCATCTCCAGCAtgagcgacgacgaggagataCAGGAGGAGTACGAGTAGATGACGAGTTACACatacacgcgtacacacaccgacacagtGAAGTGACATTACATTCCGTCCGTTTGGCTTTTGGATTAAGAGAGCAGCCAATAGATTAAGTTACTTAGTAATAAatgaccatccatccatccgtacAATAACTATCTGCTTCAGTCAAGCTTCCTTTCCGaacacactgctgctggtccagGGAAACACCTTGAGGCAAGTATGGTAAGCTGTAACCTAACCCCACCCCTGGCGAAGGCACAGTACGGGGTAGCTAGGACTTCTCATCCTAAGCTCATTTTAATTGCTCCAACACCAGATAGAGCACCCTTGACCGGCATACCGGAAAAGTGTCGCCTCGTCTCTCTGCCATGCTCgctgggtggggtgggggggtggtggtgggtggggttGGTTCACCTAGCACGATGCCTGGCTTGCTTGCGGGCAGCCTGGGGAGTTCGGATAACAATGCTCAATTATGGGcccatcaacaccagcagtgCGGCTTACGGCGGGACATGGATGGAACGGGAGGCTAGTTCGTTCACCTGCTACCTGCTTCTACCCCACCTTGCTACCCAAGAAGCATGAATAGAATAGATGATGCGCCTCTCATCCTCCGCGACCTGTTGAGCTGCCCACGATGTGGGTATGGTGATTAACGGTTGCCTCACGGCTCCCTACATCTCTCTCTTCCTAGGCCGAAAGGCTCTCCAGCAGATCCGGGCAGATCAGACGCATGATACGCCGTGCCTGGGCTCGTTTGATGTTGGATGGTAGTATGCAAAACGGTTGCTACTGTGTTACACAACCGGACGCAGCCGGACATTGGGTCGAGTGTAATGACACCTTGTCATCTGCCAGGCCagcccgtatgtgtgtgtgtgtgtgtgtgttcgaagtTCCCTAGAGGACGCCTGATCATGTAGATGAAGACGAAGTGCAAGAAGCAGTTGACAAGCTTTTTGGGAATTTTTCCTACACCATTTGTCAAAGAGGCTCAATGTACTGGACGCCTAGCCTTGCCCTTGCGTTTGCTACCTGTATGGCATGGGGTCCGCTGATCCTCTGGTGCGTGAGTGTTGCGGACGGtcctagctctctctctctctctctctcatgttaTCCCACCGTCAGGCCTGTCAGGCGAGCAGGCGTAGGCGTATCTACGTACTGCAGGCGGGAGTGTTGGTACAACAAGAGGCATCGGATTCGTGGTGGTAGTTCGTACTATCTCATCGGCATCTTGCAGTCAAAGCCCCCTCCTGcactcccttctcctcctcctccctggAAGCAGCTAATGGGAAAATCCGAACCGAGGAGGTTTGCTGCTTGCCTTACACTGGAatgcaccgcatcgcatcgcatcgcctcGCCCTTTCTCACTGCTCATGATTTGCTCCttcctcggtggtggtagtagtgggcgtttgcgttgcgttgcagcACCCCTACaagccaccccaccccccacttCGAGAGCCACAGGGTGATGAAGTGCCCGTGGATGCAGATTGAGAGCTTGGGAAGATCAAACTATGGCAGCAGAGTTTCCTATAACCGGGTTTAGTCGGTGATGCAAAACTCCAGCCAGGGGCCAGGAGCGAATGGCTGGCTTGGGATGGTTCCGcacttctcgctctcgctctcgctctcgtttccATTCCTCGGCCCGCTGCTAATGAGCTAATCCCCCCACCAAGGCAGCGACCGGAGAGTCGAGGTCCGGTTTTCTTGCCCAATCGACCAAGGGCCCAGGTTCCTGGTTCGGTGGTCGGTCGTTccgccaccccacccctccctcttcctctaCCTCTCCTGGCTACTCCCTCCcgtggtggtccggtggtcaaCTAGACCAACACCTGCCCAGCCCTTCTTCTGGTGGTTGCAAAAAGGGAGCCATACGCCCCTGCCCCTTCGCCCTACACCCTTCTCACGCTACcatctcctcccccttcccgctCCCTAACCAGAGTCCTGTGCCTGGTCCAAATTGAGTTTGGTTTCGTCTGttctgttgtgctgctgctgcgttgtggtatttgcgttgttgttgttgttgttgttgttagtgcTCTTCTGCACCTTTCTACCCTCCCTGGCCCCTTTGTCCAAGGCCTTTCcatagagtgtgtgtgtgtgtgagagagagagagagagagagagagagagagaaagaaagaaagaaagagagagagagaaagagagagagcgagagagacttGTGCGCCTGGCGATCGCAACCCGCTACGCTAATTTCATTCGCAGGGATCAGCGCTGTGCACGGAtgtgaaggaaaactttttctcACCACAAGCCTCCACCCGCACcccgcacccccaccccctccttcctccttccgaatgtaccgggcaccgggaactAGCAACCCCGCACACccgcacacccgcacacacacgcgcgcgctactCTGTTTGGTGCTTTTCGACGATGGACGGCGACGGGGGGTtggcagagaaagaaagagagacgaggAAAGGCGCGGGGGTGTTTCCGAACTTTTCCAATCTGTTCATTGcgtttttccgatttccgatccCAGTGTATTCGAAATGGCGGTCGCTGCTCGCGTCCCCCGCTTgtcggctctctctcttcctcctgcccGATGCGGAGCGttaagggggagagggggtgtgTGGGGGAGGAATTTCCAATCGAGCGAGTGCACTGCAACGGTACTCGGGGAAGGGTGAAGGGTTGGTTAGCCATTCTCTATgccacttacacacacacacacacacacacccaatgCAGCTGCCGCACTCCGCGCAAAGAGAGTAGCATGCCGGCCGCCTAGCCGGCCACAGAAACCGAggcctcctcttcctcccctcaCCCTCTGGAGGGTGAAAGAAAATTGAATAGATGGACGAACGAGTGATGCCTTCACTTCAGCTCACCcccatcggtggtgatggggggtggggaggggggaggcaaACACGGTGGGACGAATCGGAAATGAAAGCAAGGACTAATTGGTGATTGGGAGTGATTCGGGGAGAAGGAGctggaagagagcgagagagagagagagagagagagagagagagagaaagagagagagagaaagagagagggggagcaTTTCGTCCTTTTAATCCTTCACTTCTTGCCTTCACTGCTCTCGATGTCCCTCGCACTACGTTCACTAAAGCTAGCTCGACTGTCGGTAGGATTCGGTTTGTAACTCCCGGTTTTCGATACCAACTGCTCCCCCCCTCTTCtgcctacctgcctgccttcctAGGGTCCGCGTTTGGGTATCACTTCTTCATTAATGGATCTAATTGGCAGCAACAATGGAATCACACGGCGCCAAAGTTACGACCTTCAACTCTGGGGacggcgggggagggggggaggtggtgcaaGCTTCAAACATCCAGTGGACACCCGTGGAGTGAGGGGCGTCCGGTGCTCTTTAAAGTTGGTGCACTACCCACTGTAGTTTTGGCTTTACGGTGTT
This window contains:
- the LOC125952080 gene encoding intraflagellar transport protein 140 homolog; translation: MTLFFDTKVQFLDSEAISTVSSWHPVEPIFAVASYSNERGGSVTIFDDTGIPLRDVTFPVHATSQATVLTWHPERKILLTGWENGEVHAWFDGKRDFATVNGPHKSPIMLLEFSEKGGRVITADAMGVLTGWRFDGQSQFLTMFNHDLRDPLLHITFRRSFQSASSKELTSLARAAVAGDEAALDQLTSWRPRTAVRNLAHASLQDNYCFYACTQTGVLYYINQTGTCTEIVRGDSVPIMQILWHPKQDSIVILMEDITIGHYEVDGNGQITELDRVKLSGKVAGSKSAITWVTGCALAILTGDLSVRIWDIETSDNYVLSMELSVVAGQAVADKQPALAGLAGGSAVIATNAVSQEAFTCVSYCRDTQTLSAGTSQGNLYTWRRSLGGYGRSYAEHPECQWQLANVTTVRGTIKSLTWGTTDTNRPCMMVNCLSDVFILKEQALLSAHTRTLWATQRKSNELLLRHCAGREATLRLESSITHLALNELHLVVTNGRSVGVYRVQQPSTTSGAGGPATTVKFTSAVQRSTAGRVTAGSEGAMGPAALLGTDSENDPGALLISFVGSFAVECVAVYLYEQNIVALGTEQVKVYSLSGVILQEIVFSEHEGKPIGADLNGPFLTVFTLNGYLKLYDVSRHDVKQLQPARCGYDMFENFGEIIAAKTNATGTHVVLTIANEQLHPEGSLHLWCLESNVLKPYEFRSPVAGGTADGTPNKVQSQMRLGSSSSSSNRSRRSSGNGDRSSRRAIACSLPVAFFWDADDPRLLACETKPLVGTRSAGAQAAAQLHVLFVDGQHSELAELEVSPSNRSIAATPVATDGIHQGVEQQLIGLCVPHLVVLQRNSIVRIPLRDFKGLEECDLATRDMVLNFSLNVAQENMDQAFSCIRSLRSDTVWMNLAKLCVQTGRLDVAKVCLGHLRRARSVRALRRALDDASLEQEARVAVLAIELGMVSEAEALYKRCGRYDLLNKLYQASGRYEEALEVAEHFDRVHLRNTYHRYAEWLKENGQTQKAIECYERTSSLLHTVSQLLIDDPVALKQYMQATTDPELLRWWAQYVESSGDMEAAFKIYQRSEDWFAQVRILCFIGQVARADEIARASGDRAACYHLARYYENSGKFAEAIHFYTRAQTYGNAVRICKENDLRDELWTVACGARARDKASAAAYFEEAGEPRRAVELYHRAGMLHKAVEMAFRSQQPEALQVIAAELDASSDPELVARCAKFFLASEQPYRAVQLLANARQLERALEICASHSVPVTETLTELLTPGKHELVGAPAVRSAVLLRLGELLQEQGDYHSATKKFTQAGDKVRAMKSLLKSGDTEKIIFFAGMSRQREVYVMAANYLQALNWQTDAKILKHIVTFYTKGQAYGQLANFYANCAQAEIDEFRDYEKALNALQEASKCLSRAASSTGMGGVTGDAASAQPLALETLQVAMGEVRRMIELQDATERREYANVIRLLKVRLEEQSEQPPAVPPVRIWDLLALLVECLVATGAHSEALHYLRELAHRKPDWYRQELVEKAVLDRLVTETGVNLEQYVVVAKVKRPTTATISSMSDDEEIQEEYE